From Coffea arabica cultivar ET-39 chromosome 9c, Coffea Arabica ET-39 HiFi, whole genome shotgun sequence, one genomic window encodes:
- the LOC113708965 gene encoding membrane-bound transcription factor site-2 protease homolog — protein MDSLNPFFYPPESFLEDLESQSRASDLLGLMEGRRIRRFGRGSQSSRTLLPLRLTRLTNAVSCWYCDFKTSVLNEPLYRYGRRHSRCLRVWFSVGLGFSLTALLGVILILLWEFGGAIHLYKGNDGMISLFNGSLFGFSSSISGLIMSLPDIGYIFLSSILSVFIHEVGHALAAASEGIQMEYIAVFLAVLFPGALVALNEECLQALPRNAALRIYCAGIWHNATFCVVCALVLFLLPSILDPFYIHGESPMVLYVSPMSPLFGYLSPHDLIISLDGTRIHNVQQWKEKVALLNWQLENLHNSGEYKGLTKINGRIGYCVPSYLIRNSMQLQLEGNYTSCPDELFAFAASPCLNAAVLDNVSIEDNHARGSESIYCLNPMDVIKLRKCGDGVRTLSDQRSCSCLEEESCFAPVQMPGLAWVEITYSRPSSPGCRKLARNWLPRYENSVSGETSCISSFTFVGDLITLGHALHLTSYEPRWLMDVGASLPNMLEKLFICAFHVSLSLALLNSLPVYFLDGECILEVILQYFNFLRPRARRKVLQWVLVGGTILSVHTFLRMFIVKF, from the exons ATGGACTCCCTAAATCCATTTTTCTACCCTCCTGAATCATTTCTTGAAGATTTGGAATCACAGAGTCGAGCAAGTGATTTGTTAGGTTTGATGGAAGGCAGACGCATAAGAAGATTTGGGAGAGGCAGCCAAAGCAGTCGGACCCTTCTGCCACTTCGACTCACTCGCCTTACAAACGCTGTTTCTTGTTG GTACTGCGACTTCAAAACATCTGTCTTGAATGAACCTCTATATCGATATGGTCGTCGTCATTCCAG GTGTTTGAGAGTTTGGTTTTCGGTGGGCCTCGGGTTTAGTCTTACTGCATTGCTTGGAGTAATTTTG ATTCTTCTATGGGAATTTGGAGGAGCTATCCATCTGTATAAAGGGAATGATGGGATGATCAGTCTTTTCAACGGATCATTATTTGGGTTTTCCTCTTCG ATTTCCGGTCTAATCATGTCACTTCCTGATATTGGATACATCTTTCTGTCCTCCATTCTGTCTGTATTCATTCATGAAGTTGGGCATGCTCTTGCTGCTGCAAG TGAGGGTATACAGATGGAGTATATTGCTGTCTTTCTAGCGGTGTTGTTTCCGGGAGCTCTGGTGGCTTTAAATGAGGAGTGCTTGCAGGCATTACCAAGAAATGCTGCCCTTCGTATATATTGTGCTGGAATTTGGCATAATGCCACT TTTTGTGTGGTTTGTGCCTTGGTTTTGTTTCTGCTGCCATCGATCTTGGATCCATTTTACATACACGGTGAAAGTCCCATG GTCCTGTATGTGTCTCCTATGTCACCATTGTTTGGTTATCTCTCTCCCCATGACTTAATTATATCATTAGATGGCACCCGCATTCATAATGTACAACAGTGGAAGGAGAAGGTTGCTCTTTTAAATTGGCAGCTTGAAAACTTACACAATTCTGGCGAATACAAAGGCCTCACGAAAATCAATGGCAGAATAGGGTATTGTGTGCCCTCTTATCTGATTAGGAACAGTATGCAGCTTCAGTTGGAAGGCAATTATACAAGTTGTCCGGATGAACTTTTTGCATTTGCAGCTAGCCCTTGCTTAAATGCAGCAGTGCTAGATAATGTAAGCATTGAAGATAATCATGCTAGGGGAAGTGAAAGCATTTACTGCCTCAATCCTATGGATGTTATAAAGCTAAGAAAATGTGGTGATGGAGTGAGAACCCTTAGCGACCAAAGAAGCTGCTCATGTTTGGAG GAAGAATCTTGCTTTGCGCCAGTCCAGATGCCAGGTCTAGCATGGGTAGAAATAACATATTCAAGGCCTTCTTCTCCTGGATGCCGGAAACTTGCAAGAAATTGGCTTCCAAGATATGAGAATTCTGTTTCTGGAGAAACGAGCTGCATTTCAAGTTTCACGTTTGTGGGTGATTTAATTACCCTGGGacatgcacttcatttgacttCATATGAACCTCGTTGGTTGATGGATGTTGGTGCATCTCTTCCAAATATGCTGGAAAAGCTCTTTATATGCGCCTTCCATGTATCTCTCAGTCTTGCTCTTCTCAACAGTTTACCA GTGTATTTTCTTGATGGAGAATGCATTTTAGAGGTGATACTGCAATACTTCAATTTCTTGAGGCCAAGGGCAAGGAGAAAAGTTCTTCAATGGGTCCTAGTTGGAGGGACAATTCTTTCTGTACATACTTTCTTGCGGATGTTCATTGTTAAATTCTAG